A region from the Silene latifolia isolate original U9 population chromosome 7, ASM4854445v1, whole genome shotgun sequence genome encodes:
- the LOC141590418 gene encoding uncharacterized protein LOC141590418, which translates to MVNCGFWNIRGMNNVDKQNEIKWFLNQNKVGLFGLLETKIRSNTWLKVKNNICEHWSICTNSSMHKGGRIWVIWDPTSFWVDIQDITSQCIHVKVFDKGRRSNFWMTVVYGMNKAAERDPLWQKLRLYCKTCQGPWVVFGDFNAIMAPIERIGGADVSNADIQPMSQMVKDCELHELKSCGSYYTWNNKHEVDGKIYSKLDRVLHNEE; encoded by the coding sequence ATGGTTAATTGTGGGTTTTGGAACATCCGTGGAATGAATAATGTTgacaaacaaaatgaaataaagtGGTTTTTAAACCAGAATAAAGTAGGTTTATTTGGGTTATTAGAAACTAAAATTAGGAGTAACACGTGGCTCAAGGTGAAGAATAATATTTGTGAGCATTGGTCCATCTGTACTAATTCTAGTATGCATAAGGGGGGGAGGATATGGGTGATTTGGGACCCTACTTCTTTCTGGGTGGATATTCAGGATATTACTTCTCAGTGTATCCATGTGAAAGTGTTTGATAAAGGAAGGAGGAGTAATTTTTGGATGactgtggtctatgggatgaatAAAGCAGCTGAGAGAGATCCACTTTGGCAGAAACTGAGACTCTATTGCAAGACCTGTCAGGGGCCTTGGGTAGTGTTTGGAGATTTCAATGCCATTATGGCACCTATTGAGAGAATTGGTGGGGCTGATGTTTCAAATGCTGATATACAGCCTATGTCACAAATGGTTAAGGATTGTGAGTTGCATGAATTGAAAAGTTGTGGTTCATACTACACTTGGAATAACAAGCATGAAGTTGATGGAAAAATTTATAGCAAACTTGATAGGGTGTTACATAATGAGGAATGA